The Nostoc sp. 'Lobaria pulmonaria (5183) cyanobiont' DNA window TAACTTGTCGCCTAAGTTGCGGAACCAGTCAAGATATCGCTCAAATGCACCGACGGGAACTGTGAAAATAACGCTACTGGGTTGTAATTGCTGTTCAACCTGTTGCCAAATTTCCTTGAGAAACAGTTCTGAAACCACCTCAGCGCTGTAACTATTACCATCCAACTGTCGGGGAGGTGGGACAAAATCTGCTGCCAAATCGCGTTTGAAAGCTCTAAAACAGCGTTCCGGCTGGGCAAACCCCAAGCGTTTGGCGCGTACAGATTCACCAAACAAAATGCTATTTTGCCCTTCCACAAACACCAAACTCGGCACGACGCTAACTTGTTTTGCCCCAACCTCAAACCGCCGCGACATCGAATCAAATCGCAACGTCCGTGGTTTTCGCGTAATCAAATCTGTAGTACAAACAACAGTATTACTCGTACCAAAATCAATTATTACTGTAGTCATTAGTTATTTGTCATTTGTCATTGGTCATCTGTTATTCCTCCCCCTGCGCCCCTGCTTCCTCACCTCCCCCCTCCCGGCAAACTACGGCTAACCTTGGCAGGGCAAAGAATTCTTCCTTGATGCTGATAACCAACAAAGCGAATGTAAACTAATTCACCTTCAGTAATATCGGCATTGTCTGGTTGATGAAATTGGGAATTGTAAGGCACTTGTTCCCAAGGTTTGCCTATCTGTTCGTAACCCCATTTACTAATGAGATTATCTAGAGAAGTAAACATCGAAAGCAGATTTTTCACGGGCAATTCTGGTTTAACACTCACCATCTGGTGAATGCTGGGATAGTTTGCCAACAATGTCTGCAATTGCTCAAATGTGGAAGTGCGAAATTCTTCTGTCAGTTCCAGACGTTGCTGTTGCAACTCTTCATGGAGTCGCAAGCCTTCTTGATGCAGTGCAGCTTTTTCAGAAATAAGTTGCTGTATTTTTTGCTCTAATTCTAAGTATTTTTGATGAGATGCTTGGAGTTCATCTTCTAGTAATTTAATTTGAGATTGCGCCAGCCCTAACTTGTCAGTTCGCTTGTTTGGTTGAGAAGCGATCGCTGCGTTAATTGCTGGAATAATCAAAAGTAACGCCAAAAATCCAATTGCGATCGCTAAAATACTTTCCAGGGAAAACATTCCGCTTCTCTGGATGTCTGATATGATGTCTGCGAGCATCTATATCTCTCCTATTTTTGTTTGAGAGACTGTTGTTCTGTTCCTGTCACGTTTTCTTGCCCCTCGTAATATTCAGGAAGCAGTTCTTGAGTTTCTACATCTCCTAAAGCATCTTCAATTCCAGATGTTGTGTTGATACAACTTGCACCAGAAGCACCAATCACTGTTTCGGTAATTTTCCCATCTTTACCAATACGATACTCAACTTTTTGATACTCTGCCATAAATAAAAACTCTAGATTTTCAAGGTTTTCAAGCAATACGCAGTTATTCCGTTGTATCACTTTTGCCAGGGAACCGCAATTACCAAATAAGCGCGTTAGAGCTTTTGCTAATATATCAAAACAAATGTACTATATCGAATAAGATTGCACAAGCATGAAAAAAACTGAGTCAACGGTACAGATGTACGATTTGCTACTATTATTACGTAAAAGCGGCGCTAGCAAGCTGGTAATCAAATTAGAACTAAGTTTTTGGGAACCCTAACTAAGACTTGAAAGGTAAATCAACATGACTAACAATCAAAATCAACCCAGAGATTATGATGCAGTTTTAGGAGGACAATCGCCGCCTCCTATAGATGGACTTGTTCTCGGAGGAATTGAGGGTATTAAGCGTTGTTTATCAAATCCTGTGGCTAATGTGCGAATTGCTGCACTCAGCGAAGCCTTTAAATATGGTGATGCAGGCTTAGATGTCTTAATTCAAGGGTTACAAGATAAATCGAGGTTAGTGCAGCGTTTTGCTTATCGAGTATTGAAGCAAAGAACAGAACCGCAAGCTTTACAAGCTTTGCAGATATATAAACCTTGGAACTTGGAAGAAAGATTGAACGAGTATCAAGGGTATGCCGTTACTCAATTTGCTAATCAGCAAGTTGTAGAGTTTGATCAAAATATAGGTATTACTGAACCTATTAACAAAGCTTACGTCCTGAGATGTGGATATGATGATAATGAGCAGAATTTATGGAGTCAACTGAGTAGACTTCTGCAAGAATCCAACGCTAACAAAGTAGAAGCTTTAGTCTTTGGTTTGTGGCCGGAAGCTTATGAAAGGGATTCAAGTAGTATTGTCGAAGCTTTATTTGATGGCAAAAAATATTTAACTAATCTCAAAGCTGTTTTTATCGGTGATATTGCTCCTGATGAATGCGAAATTTCTTGGATTCAACAAAGTGATATAAGCCCCATTTTACGAGCTTATCCCAAACTGGAAATTTTACAAGTTCGTGGTGGCGACGGTTTACATTTTAGTCCACCAGTACGACACGATCGCCTCAAAGCATTAATTGTGGAAACTGGAGGATTAAATCGAGATGCTGTCGCCCAAATTTGTAAGATGAATCTCCCAGCATTAGAACATTTAGAATTATGGTTCGGCAGTGAAGATTACGGCGGAGACTGTTGGGTTGAAGATATACATCCGATTATTTTTGAAGGAATATTTCCCAATTTAACTTATTTAGGGTTACGCAATAGTCAATTTACCGATGAAATAGTCAGTGCTATTGTGGCTTGTCCAATTATTAATTCTATCAGCATACTTGATCTGTCGATGGGAACATTGAGTGATATCGGTGCTGAAGAATTGCTGAATTGTCAGGCTATCAGTTATCTTGATATTCTCAATGTGTCAGAAAGCTTTTTATCTGAAGAAATGATTGATAAATTGTCTAGTTTGGATGTGCGGGTTTTGGCAAATAATCAGAAGAAAGAAGATGAAGATAGCTATATTCATGGTCGCTATTGTTCCATTGCAGAGTAATTTATAGGTACATCATGTTCATTTTTAAATAAAAACATAAGGCATTTCAAATGAATAACAATCTAAATCAACCCGGAGAATTTGACGCAGTACTTGGTGGAAAACAGCAGAATCAAAACTACGCTGTAGTTTTAGGAGGACTTGAAGGAGTTAAAAATCGTTTAAATAACGAAGATGATGAAGTCAGAATTGCGGCGCTTGAAGATGCGCTTAAATATAGTGACGCAGAAGTAGATTTGATAATAGAAGCGTTATGTGACCATTCAGAAAAAATACATAATCGTGCTATTGATTTACTACATAAAGTGGGTATTAAAGGAAAACAGGCATTACTAGATTATGACCCTTGATTAGTTTTAACTACATTTAACAATTGGGAAGATTACGATTATGACAGAATTAATGACCCAAGAGGTCAGGCATATTGTCTGTGTGCTGAAAATTATGTAAATAGTAAAAATAAATTATTGCGCTTGCTTAAAGATCCCAAAGCTAAATATATAGAAGCAATTAAATGTGAAGTATACTATAAAGATCCAAATCGTGAAACTGCTTTTAAGGATTTTGTATTAACAATTATAAATGCTAGTAAACTACTTTCTTCTCTTCGAGCATTATTGATTGGAGATTATACTACAACCTATAATGAGAAATACCGAAAATCCAGAGTTAATGTATCTAATATTCATCCTCTGTTAAAAGCCTATCCTAATTTAGAACTACTTCACATACGCGGACGTATGCTTGAGGAAGATATTCTAAAACCTGAACTAAAAATACTACAAGTTCTGAATTATCAAAATAATTCTATTATTTCAGTTAAGCTTTTAAAACATGAGAGTTTAAAAACTCTGATTATTGATGCTGATGGTATATCTGATAGTAATCTGGCGAAAATTTGCAATTTAGATTTACCATCTCTAGAGTACTTTGAACTATGGCTAAGTAGAAGTAATTTAAGTAATATCAATATCGATAGCTTAGCACCTGTACTTTCAGGTAAATCTTTCCCTAATTTGGTGTATTTAGCAGTAAGAAAATGCGGAAATATGAGCGAGGTAGCTCGGGCTATTGTTAATTCTCCAATCATGACAACTTTGAAGATACTTGAGGTAACAGATGGAAATATAAGTAGTGGAGGTGCTATGGCTTTGTTAAAGTCTTCAACAGTTAATCGCCTGCATACTCTCAATGTTTCTGGAAATCGTTTACATAAAAATACAATTGAGCAACTTTCAACCTTGAAATGTCGAGTAATTGCAGATTCTCAGTTTAGCGATCGCTATTACTCAGTCTGGGAATAGACTAAAGCCAAAATCACCATTTGTCAATCTATCAAGGATATAGCCCTTTTTGCTATTCTTCGTTACACGAATGAAAAATCCTACATCTACAAATTTTTATCGATAAATTAGGATTAGCCAAAATGAACAATAATTCAAATCAACCGAGAGATTTTGATGCAGTACTTGGTGGAGAAACACCACCTCCTGTTACTGGTGTGGTTTTAGGAGGGATTGAAGGAGTTAAAAATCGGTTGAAAAGCCCTGAAGCTAGAGAAAGAGCATCTACATTGATTGATGCTTTACGCTATCAAAAAGAAGGTTTTGAATTAGTAATTGAAGCCTTGAAAGACCCTTCAGATAAAGTGCAGATGTTTGCTGCTCGTCTTCTTCGAGATAAAGGTGGACAAAAGGGTAAACAGGTTTTATTGAGACATAATCCTCAGGAATGTTTTACGATGCTAGAAGATTGGCAATTTGAAACTTTTTATCCAAATATTGGAATCACTTCTGCAATTAGTACAGCTTACAATGTTAACCTCTATCGTGAGGAGCCAAATTCTCGTGGAGGATTTCGTGTAGTTGAAGATTTTAATCTAGATGCTCTTCAATTATTCCTCAATGATATTCAAGTCAGTGAAGTTGAAGCTTTAGCTTGTTGGATGCCTGATGAAAGCTACTTACAAATATATCACGAAGAGTGTCAGACACTTATAAATATGCTTTGTAAAGCTAGTCAAAAGTTAATAAATTTAAAAGCTTTATTTATTGGCGATCGCCGCCAACATGAATACAAAAAATCGCGTATTTTTCTAAGTGATATGACTTCTATATTAGAGATGTTACCAAAATTAGAGGTATTTAAATTACATGGAAATCCTTATGAAAATCTATTTTTTAAAAGCACTTATCATCAATATTTGAAAAATTTAGTATTAGAAACAGCAGATAACAATGCTCGCACAATAGCACAAATATGCAACCTTGAATTGCCATCACTTGAATATTTAGAATTATGGGGAGGGAGGTGTAGATACTCACCAACAAATTTCGATTATTTTAAGACCCTATTTTCAGGTGAATTAGTTCCTAACTTATCTTACCTTGCTCTACCAAGCTTTGAAAATACTGACGTGATTGTAGAAGCTTTAGTGCAATCTCCAATTATTGAACGTCTAGCTGTGCTTGATATATCGATGGGAACTTTAACTGATAAAGGTGCAGAAAATTTGCTAAGCTGCCCAAGTGTAAATCGGCTTTACACACTTAATATTTCCAAAAACTGCATATCCCCACAGATGGTTCAACAATTGTCTCAACTTGATTGTCGATTAATTGCAGATTCGCAAGAAGAAAATGAGAACTACCATCGAGGAGGATCGGCTTCACG harbors:
- a CDS encoding DUF2997 domain-containing protein, whose protein sequence is MAEYQKVEYRIGKDGKITETVIGASGASCINTTSGIEDALGDVETQELLPEYYEGQENVTGTEQQSLKQK
- a CDS encoding STM4015 family protein, which produces MTNNQNQPRDYDAVLGGQSPPPIDGLVLGGIEGIKRCLSNPVANVRIAALSEAFKYGDAGLDVLIQGLQDKSRLVQRFAYRVLKQRTEPQALQALQIYKPWNLEERLNEYQGYAVTQFANQQVVEFDQNIGITEPINKAYVLRCGYDDNEQNLWSQLSRLLQESNANKVEALVFGLWPEAYERDSSSIVEALFDGKKYLTNLKAVFIGDIAPDECEISWIQQSDISPILRAYPKLEILQVRGGDGLHFSPPVRHDRLKALIVETGGLNRDAVAQICKMNLPALEHLELWFGSEDYGGDCWVEDIHPIIFEGIFPNLTYLGLRNSQFTDEIVSAIVACPIINSISILDLSMGTLSDIGAEELLNCQAISYLDILNVSESFLSEEMIDKLSSLDVRVLANNQKKEDEDSYIHGRYCSIAE